In Helianthus annuus cultivar XRQ/B chromosome 3, HanXRQr2.0-SUNRISE, whole genome shotgun sequence, a single window of DNA contains:
- the LOC110927473 gene encoding uncharacterized protein LOC110927473, giving the protein MALTKNTLTTFLSIFALLFFALCSNAHPSPSPSPSSSPSTPPSDEPTDDTSADSPMSLSELFELALPEIGVQKKAATSETEGSKVASKQLEALELKISDFKPVLQKQLEDPNTSKPVKNCLSQCQENFASAIEGVKKSIESIRKQDLAKANIDISAISTNVDTCNSCFVDMKAEDLEIKAVNDWVQGVTGDCLASLKKT; this is encoded by the coding sequence ATGGCCCTTACAAAGAACACATTAACAACTTTTCTTTCCATTTTTGCCCTTCTCTTCTTTGCATTATGTTCCAATGCCCACCCCTCCCCTTCCCCATCCCCATCCTCATCCCCATCCACACCCCCCTCTGATGAACCTACCGACGACACCTCGGCCGACTCCCCGATGTCTCTTTCGGAGCTTTTCGAACTTGCATTGCCCGAAATCGGCGTACAAAAGAAAGCGGCCACCTCAGAGACCGAGGGGAGTAAAGTGGCAAGCAAACAACTCGAAGCGCTAGAACTTAAGATCAGCGACTTCAAACCGGTCCTTCAGAAACAATTAGAGGATCCCAACACATCAAAACCGGTTAAAAACTGCTTAAGTCAATGTCAAGAAAACTTTGCTAGTGCCATTGAAGGTGTAAAGAAAAGCATCGAAAGCATCCGAAAACAAGATCTCGCCAAGGCTAACATTGACATAAGTGCTATATCGACGAATGTTGATACATGTAACAGTTGTTTCGTTGACATGAAGGCTGAAGATCTCGAGATAAAGGCGGTTAATGATTGGGTTCAAGGGGTCACCGGAGATTGCCTTGCTAGTCTTAAAAAAACATGA